A single window of Brachyhypopomus gauderio isolate BG-103 chromosome 21, BGAUD_0.2, whole genome shotgun sequence DNA harbors:
- the sycp2 gene encoding uncharacterized protein sycp2 isoform X11 produces the protein MVQWFEKIRQFWVEAGPMRNEVLINLAEDFFDALMVAHQSCKEGLYQVTESLLHHIGNLASDDRVNILIQKEAVKKLNVILGKIPMDLKKEKKILTSQEASSVMDNLAGQILKGGDYDLQVSLMEALCRMTSNAQRRELTDRWFSMEFVACAFRKIQDSEFETDCRKFLNLVNGMQGDGRSVFSYPCLEVFLENHPLLKPVDESLKEFWIDFNMGSQSISFYFCLAGIDAQEDGQWDTLCIAENEVRSYTVKEENGVKVLQLILIEPLCLSSFEGSRLFIHFSSSLDILQATKNVYGETKNNKFIPKTTTSVVKTTVQIILDDGGSQVLFPESQRSSQPKENAVPASVRSNTSRHSSLSHERNMQHLNQQAITPLKSKVSESCTYISGSAGRKLGRSPFSCVMPALTPAGKAKKKPALEMVATSEKKKETELRELLIVRSSHIMPSVSKDQETVKKQAIPAVQNVDKRNNMKAWKEVERYRRHIPVDKVLDMVQTNQEQELLDTSIVPDSQPAMRKETSVLPGLITKNNRISVSQHQSKSKLNAPTALTTELPQRPCSAQHASAGLSHKQLHNQLSHRLEQVLREREQQVESCPSAQRKVSSLEKHLPESASAGKGPGPGKGLQRNTPAAQSKQPRGSGTGMSKDTKTSRAADNMVKQISNHYKSTFSKATVEHGSPFNDAPTNRYLLNRNWYPTSTAKVAASTSGMLKSCNQSKKDVYEFSLDVPELVGRKSTKSSELSGMESSVLSSSLTLSRSAKKCPPAKPAGLNVKKHLFSDTDTGNMTEVSWLKSANRKPKPKLTDYTRQPAKPSFPAAETTDESPDVPLPSDKAEKLLHKPKRKRQKKVMEQEMKSLNIDSRKPMGRPQRNAALTKSYREPSDSEHVSETEEPPPAKKLFVKQSEKPKSTSSLQTRGQLKSKDKTLYNADTEQTTKDKNQKEPKKGHLTKKQRDETTLGSPEQSKKNSKKPLITESTEGLKECWATKIASFCPSPPSDRLRSTDKKTALPKSPEMSASHLTKTASLQATGQAEKKNKSFSNGVRKQPEREKKLSEESTTQLESGDKLAEKKEPEELMGSIQTENKKSTGPPQSSKEQEGPLAAEFSSICPSPFSTENMRSVENSVALPRSPFTPLQPLPVSPVAVVSPTMELPTHLKGIQASSFYKTSRGCHGARFLIQPPVTEVALNQSFVEEALLSPVPPEIQPLITSTGRETLVCSFPLNPSDMNENLGDSMNNRSLQASFDKESVISLVTLSRSSHTSRNNRAMICTDVEKTPVCIQGSKTRRTDFQSGNNIPGIHALVVNIDNCVTVLSGPATRRKRQSSCTSFSLSETDNSEKEEGGGTKIVPRKQAIKMKPRRLFKPIDQLNKKVKGSEHLMEYQNSSEDENKENVSPTSGATSKGYHKSQCRSSGVTVVEDLERHSRVLSNVVSGCWEASVEADVDVPQPTVSTSQEMGIFCHQFSSELKRKFESRSRRMDLFTKESLKAFRQHASSISVKMHKYRSQRLEKVKQVLVDEIKNLEEDDAALHNMEEELTIYWKKQALAFNAYQERGSRRLHHLKSAVETNMCDSLEYEEQIFSSEICLMKKDMRSVQDRLFKQMQEEELMSVRRGLQTLFLPDVSMF, from the exons ATGGTGCAGTGGTTTGAAAAGATTAGACAGTTCTGGGTTGAAGCAGGACCTATGAGGAATGAGGTTCTAATAAACCTAGCTGAAGACTTCTTTGATGCACTGATG GTTGCCCATCAAAGTTGCAAAGAAG GTCTGTACCAGGTGACAGAATCTTTGCTCCATCATATTGGCAACCTGGCTTCTGATGACCGAGTCAACATTCTGATCCAAAAAGAG GCTGTGAAGAAACTAAATGTGATACTAGGAAAGATCCCAATGGATctaaagaaagagaagaagatcTTGACATCTCAGGAAGCCTCAAGTGTGAT GGATAATTTGGCTGGCCAGATCCTCAAAGGAGGTg ATTATGATCTTCAAGTGTCTTTGATGGAGGCTTTGTGTAGAATGACTTCTAATGCCCAGCGGAGGGAGCTGACTGACCGCTGGTTCAGCATGGAGTTTGTTGCATGTGCATTTAGGAAGATCCAGGATTCAGAGTTTGAGACT GATTGTCGAAAATTTCTAAACCTAGTAAATGGAATGCAAGGTGATGGACGAAG CGTGTTCTCTTATCCTTGTTTGGAGGTGTTTTTGGAAAACCATCCG CTGCTAAAACCTGTGGATGAGAGCCTTAAGGAGTTTTGGATTGACTTTAACATGGGAAGCCAGAGCATATCCTTCTACTTTTGTCTAGCTGGCATTGACGCCCAG GAGGATGGTCAGTGGGACACTTTATGCATAGCAGAAAATGAGGTGCGCAGTTACACAGTGAAAG AAGAGAACGGTGTGAAGGTGCTGCAGCTGATTCTAATTGAGCCACTGTGCCTGAGCAGTTTTGAGGGCTCCAGACTTTTCATCCACTTCAGCTCTTCCTTAGACATCCTCCAGGCCACCAAGAACGTGTATGGCGAGACTAAGAATAAC AAGTTCATTCCAAAGACCACCACATCTGTGGTTAAAACCACTGTCCAAATAATTTTGGATGATGGAGGTTCACAG GTTCTTTTTCCTGAGAGTCAGAGGTCCTCTCAGCCCAAAGAGAATGCAGTTCCTGCATCAGTGAGGAGCAACACCTCCCGtcactcatctctctctcatgaGCGAAACATGCAACATCTTAACCAGCAG GCAATAACGCCGCTAAAGAGCAAGGTGTCTGAGTCATGCACGTATATCTCTGGCAGCGCTGGACGAAAACTAGGCAGAAGCCCTTTCAGCTGTGTGATGCCGGCCT TGACACCAGCTGGGAAGGCAAAGAAGAAGCCAGCTCTTGAAATGGTGGCCACctcagagaaaaagaaagagactgaactgagagagcttttgattgtTAGATCATCTCACATTATGCCATCTGTCAGTAAAGATCAGGAAACTGTTAAAAAACAG GCAATTCCAGCTGTACAGAATGTAGACAAACGAAATAACATGAAAGCTTGGAAAGAAGTTGAAAGATACCGTAGG CACATTCCTGTAGACAAAGTACTGGACATGGTGCAGACTAACCAAGAACAAGAGCTTTTAG ATACCAGTATAGTTCCAGACTCCCAGCCTGCTATGAGAAAAGAGacctctgt GTTACCTGGCCTCATCACTAAAAATAACAGAATTTCAGTGTCTCAGCATCAGTCCAAATCAA AGCTCAATGCTCCAACAGCTCTCACCACAGAGCTCCCACAGCGACCCTGCTCTGCCCAGCACGCCTCTGCTGGGTTGAGCCACAAGCAGCTGCATAACCAGCTCTCTCACAGACTTGAGCAGGTGTTGAGGGAGCGTGAGCAGCAGGTGGAGTCCTGCCCCTCGGCACAGAGAAAAGTCTCTTCTTTGGAGAAACACCTGCCAGAGTCTGCAAGTGCAGGAAAGGGTCCTGGGCCAGGGAAAGGGCTTCAAAGAAACACACCAGCTGCCCAGAGCAAACAGCCTAGGGGCAGTGGGACTGGAATGAGCAAAGACACG AAGACATCAAGAGCCGCAGACAATATGGTGAAGCAGATCTCCAACCACTATAAGAGTACCTTTAGTAAAGCAACAGTAGAACATGGCTCTCCATTTAACGATGCACCAACTAACAG ATACCTTTTAAACAGGAATTGGTATCCAACTTCAACT GCAAAGGTAGCTGCCAGCACATCTGGGATGCTGAAGTCATGCAATCAGTCAAAAAA AGATGTTTATGAATTCAGTCTGGACGTACCAGAGCTCGTTGGT AGAAAAAGTACAAAGTCTTCTGAGCTGTCTGGGATGGAAAGCAG TGTGCTCAGCAGTTCTTTGACTTTGTCCAGGTCTGCAAAGAAATGCCCTCCTGCAAAG ccTGCTGGTCTTAATGTAAAGAAGCACCTGTTCAGTGACACTGACACAGGAAATATGACAGAGGTTAGCTGGTTAAAATCAGCCAACAGAAAGCCCAAGCCAAAATTGACAGACTATACAAGACAGCCTGCTAAGCCCTCTTTTCCAGCTGCAGAAACTACAG ATGAGTCTCCAGATGTTCCTCTGCCTTCAGACAAAGCTGAAAAGTTGTTGCACAAACCAAAAAGG AAGAGGCAGAAGAAGGTGATGGAGCAGGAAATGAAAAGTCTAAACATTGATAGCAGGAAGCCAATGGGCAGGCCGCAAAGAAATGCAGCTCTGACCAAATCCTACAGGGAGCCATCGGACTCTGAGCACGTATCAGAGACTGAGGAGCCACCTCCAGCCAAG AAGTTATTTGTCAAACAGTCAGAGAAGCCTAAAAGTACATCCTCACTTCAGACCAGAGGACAACTGAAGAGTAAAGATAAGACTTTATATAATGCTGACACTGAACAAACTACAAAAGACAAAAATCAGAAAGAGCCAAAGAAAGGCCATCTGACCaagaaacagagagatgagACAACACTGGGTAGTCCTGAGCAGTCAAAGAAAAACAGTAAAAAGCCACTTATCACAGAATCCACCGAAGGACTGAAAGAATGTTGGGCGACCAAAATTGCTTCATTTTGTCCTTCCCCTCCTTCTGACAGACTGAGAT CTACGGACAAGAAGACAGCCTTGCCTAAATCCCCTGAAATGTCTGCAAGTCATCTGaccaag ACTGCTTCACTACAGGCCACAGGACAGGCAGAAAAGAAAAATAAGtctttctctaatggtgtgcgtaaacaacctgagagagagaagaaactaTCAGAAGAAAGCACCACTCAATTAGAATCAGGTGATAAGTTAGCAGAGAAGAAAGAGCCCGAGGAGTTAATGGGTTCCATACAGACAGAGAATAAGAAGAGTACAGGTCCTCCACAATCATCTAAAGAACAGGAAGGACCTTTGGCTGCTGAATTTTCCTCCATCTGCCCTTCTCCTTTCTCCACTGAGAACATGAGAT CTGTTGAGAACAGTGTAGCCTTGCCCAGATCTCCCTTCACTCCACTCCAGCCCCTGCCAGTCTCTCCTGTTGCTGTTGTCTCACCCACCATGGAGCTGCCCACTCATCTCAAAGGGATTCAGGCTTCCTCCTTTTATAAGACTTCAAGAGGGTGCCATGGTGCCAGATTTCTCATTCAACCTCCTGTAACTGAAGTTGCTCTGAATCAAAGTTTTGTAGAG GAGGCTCTGCTGAGTCCAGTGCCCCCTGAAATCCAGCCCCTCATCACCTCCACAGGTAGGGAAACACTTGTCTGCTCTTTCCCACTCAACCCCTCAGACATGAATGAGAATCTTGGAGACTCCATGAACAACAGAAGCCTACAGGCATCCTTTGACAAAGAGTCCGTAATCTCTTTGGTGACCCTCAGTCGGTCCTCACATACATCTAGGAACAACAGAGCTATGATCTGCACTGACGTGGAG aaGACACCTGTATGTATCCAAGGAAGCAAGACTCGAAGAACAGATTTTCAGTCAGGTAATAACATCCCTGGGATTCATGCTTTAGTCGTAAATATTGATAACTGTGTTACTGTGTTATCAGGTCCAGCAACCCGTCGGAAACGTCAGAGTTCATGCACCTCCTTCAGTTTGTCTGAGACAGACAACAGTGAGAAGGAGGAAGGGGGTGGGACTAAAATTGTGCCCAGAAAACAAGCAATCAAAATGAAGCCAAGAAGGCTGTTTAAGCCTATAGACCAGCTTAACAAAAAAG tgaaAGGTTCTGAACATCTCATGGAGTATCAGAACAGCTCTGAGGATGAGAACAAGGAGAATGTGAGCCCTACCAGTGGTGCAACAAGCAAAGGTTACCACAAATCTCAGTGTAGAAGCTCTGGTGTAACAG tagtggAAGATCTGGAAAGACACTCCAGAGTATTGTCTAATGTAGTGTCAGGTTGTTGGGAGGCGAGTGTAGAGGCAGATGTAGATGTACCACAGCCTACAGTCAGCACCTCTCAGGAAATGGGCATTTTCTGCCACCAGTTCAGTTCTGAACTCAAAAGAAAGTTTGAG AGCCGCTCCAGGAGAATGGATCTCTTCACCAAAGAGTCCCTAAAGGCCTTCAGGCAGCATGCGTCTTCTATCAGTGTGAAGATGCACAAGTACAG GTCTCAGAGACTGGAGAAGGTCAAACAAGTTCTGGTGGATGAAATTAAAAACTTGGAGGAAGATGATGCTGCTCTACACAACATGGAGGAAGAGCTGACA ATCTACTGGAAGAAGCAGGCCCTGGCCTTCAATGCATATCAGGAGAGAGGGTCCCGGAG ACTACATCACTTAAAAAGTGCAGTTGAGACTAATATGTGTGATAGTCTCGAGTATGAGGAGCAAATCTTCTCATCAGAG ATATGTTTGATGAAGAAGGATATGAGGTCTGTTCAGGACCGCTTATTCAAACAGATG CAAGAGGAAGAGTTGATGAGTGTGCGAAGAGGACTACAGACCCTGTTTCTCCCAGATGTCTCCATGTTTTGA